A stretch of Bradyrhizobium sp. CCBAU 53338 DNA encodes these proteins:
- a CDS encoding type II toxin-antitoxin system HicB family antitoxin, with the protein MAHYIAIIEDEGPDHAVGVWFPDLPGCFSGGDDIDEAMENAPEALELYAQDLIEDGRQLPRPRTLTELKADPEVAGDLRNYMVALIELPTHAHAAE; encoded by the coding sequence ATGGCTCACTATATTGCCATCATTGAGGACGAAGGCCCCGACCACGCCGTTGGAGTGTGGTTTCCGGATCTGCCCGGCTGCTTCTCGGGCGGCGACGACATCGACGAGGCGATGGAGAATGCGCCGGAGGCGCTTGAGCTCTATGCGCAGGACCTGATTGAGGATGGCCGCCAGCTTCCGCGACCGAGGACGCTGACCGAACTCAAAGCCGATCCAGAGGTTGCTGGGGATCTCAGGAACTACATGGTCGCGCTGATCGAATTGCCGACCCACGCCCACGCTGCGGAGTGA
- a CDS encoding isoprenylcysteine carboxylmethyltransferase family protein, producing the protein MSFDFSKLLSVAWGGWTTTWPTELLALIWLAFLASWVGASFWQGRTKKQVMTLESQRYRLPILVGGILYTPWIAQVLGWKPLWVLGNTGITIAAVLSVAGIAFAWWGRLHLGKFWSNTITHKEDHRVIDTGPYGIVRHPIYTGLIFGMLVTGVAIGLVTTILGAILISLGMWQKGRMEEVFLSKELGEDAYGAYCRRVPMIVPFMSPR; encoded by the coding sequence ATGTCCTTCGATTTCAGCAAGCTTCTCTCCGTCGCCTGGGGCGGCTGGACCACGACTTGGCCGACCGAACTCCTGGCCCTGATCTGGCTCGCCTTTCTCGCCAGCTGGGTGGGCGCCTCGTTCTGGCAGGGGCGGACCAAGAAGCAGGTCATGACGCTGGAGTCGCAGCGCTATCGCCTGCCGATCCTGGTCGGCGGCATCCTCTACACGCCGTGGATTGCACAGGTCCTGGGCTGGAAGCCGCTCTGGGTGCTCGGCAACACGGGCATCACCATCGCCGCGGTCCTCTCGGTCGCCGGCATCGCCTTCGCCTGGTGGGGCCGGCTGCATCTGGGTAAATTCTGGTCCAACACCATCACCCACAAGGAAGACCACCGCGTCATCGACACCGGCCCTTACGGCATCGTGCGTCACCCGATCTACACGGGGCTGATCTTCGGCATGCTGGTGACCGGCGTGGCGATCGGCCTGGTGACGACGATCCTCGGCGCCATCCTGATCTCGCTCGGCATGTGGCAGAAGGGCCGGATGGAGGAGGTGTTCCTGTCGAAGGAGCTCGGTGAGGACGCCTACGGCGCTTATTGCCGCCGCGTGCCGATGATCGTTCCGTTCATGTCGCCGCGGTGA
- a CDS encoding OmpA family protein, producing the protein MRATGHVAAGFGIALGLVLLAGTAGAQTAPTRDDIVGKLNHFEEAPELDLPALKQQVMERAKARIKNDPGPVNRPLIAPDLARLPAFNAQIQFDADTPIIQPESYQTVGRIADALVHTSLLPYTFLIVGHVESNSKTREANAILSQRRADALRDVLVNTFKISTKRLQPIGLGEEQFLDRAKPTSAVNGQLQILTFAKLPDDAPARPAAATAPAAKKPAKKR; encoded by the coding sequence ATGCGCGCAACCGGGCATGTCGCCGCCGGATTCGGCATCGCGCTGGGTCTCGTTCTGCTCGCAGGCACAGCCGGCGCGCAGACGGCGCCGACCCGCGACGACATCGTCGGCAAGCTCAATCATTTCGAGGAGGCGCCCGAACTCGATCTTCCCGCGCTGAAGCAGCAGGTGATGGAGCGAGCCAAGGCCAGGATCAAGAACGATCCGGGTCCGGTCAACCGGCCGCTGATCGCACCTGACCTCGCCAGGCTGCCCGCCTTCAACGCCCAGATCCAGTTCGACGCCGACACCCCGATCATCCAGCCGGAGTCCTATCAGACCGTCGGCCGGATCGCCGACGCGCTGGTTCACACGTCGCTGCTGCCCTACACGTTCCTCATCGTCGGCCACGTCGAATCCAATTCGAAGACGCGCGAGGCCAACGCGATCCTGAGCCAGCGTCGAGCTGACGCCCTCCGCGACGTGCTGGTGAACACGTTCAAGATCTCGACCAAGCGGCTTCAGCCGATCGGCCTCGGCGAGGAGCAGTTCCTCGACCGCGCCAAGCCGACCTCGGCTGTCAACGGCCAGTTGCAAATCCTGACCTTTGCCAAATTGCCCGACGATGCGCCTGCGCGCCCTGCGGCCGCTACCGCGCCTGCGGCAAAAAAGCCTGCCAAGAAGCGTTGA
- a CDS encoding NAD-dependent epimerase/dehydratase family protein: MTPVLVTGGSGFIGQHLVEALRARGQRVRVLDVRPPATANTDVEHVHGSVLDGAAVDAALSGVDQVYHLAGLPGMWVANKQDFHDVNFRGTEVVLGAAMKRGVSRFLHCSTESILFPYANLNGVAAEEALQPADAMPGAYTRSKSLAEHHAAKAAANGFPLVIGTPTMPIGAADHNLTPPTAMLWYFLQKKVQPHLDFPVNLVDVRDVAMGLVLTMERGRVGQRYILGGDCVRLGQILRMMSAMSGRRQYPVVVPGKIAELSAIMLESISDRITHRPPNGTAEGVRIALAASDLSIGKARTELGYAPRPIEPVLRETITHLLARNGQQPSGAIKHHALSSRAG; the protein is encoded by the coding sequence ATGACTCCCGTACTGGTTACCGGTGGCAGCGGTTTCATCGGACAGCATCTCGTCGAAGCGCTCCGCGCCCGTGGGCAGCGGGTACGTGTTCTCGACGTCCGGCCGCCGGCCACAGCGAACACCGACGTCGAGCATGTGCACGGCTCGGTGCTTGACGGTGCCGCCGTCGATGCCGCGCTGTCGGGAGTCGATCAGGTCTATCATCTCGCCGGCCTGCCCGGCATGTGGGTCGCCAACAAGCAGGACTTTCACGACGTCAATTTCCGCGGCACCGAAGTCGTGCTTGGAGCTGCGATGAAGCGCGGTGTGTCGCGCTTCCTGCATTGCTCGACGGAATCGATCCTGTTCCCTTACGCCAACCTCAACGGCGTTGCCGCCGAAGAGGCGCTTCAGCCGGCCGACGCGATGCCCGGCGCTTACACGCGCTCGAAGTCGCTCGCCGAGCATCACGCCGCGAAGGCCGCAGCGAACGGCTTCCCGCTCGTGATCGGCACCCCGACCATGCCGATCGGCGCCGCCGACCACAATCTGACGCCGCCCACCGCAATGCTGTGGTACTTCCTCCAGAAGAAGGTACAGCCGCATCTCGACTTCCCGGTCAACCTCGTCGACGTCCGCGACGTCGCCATGGGCCTCGTGCTGACGATGGAACGCGGCCGCGTCGGCCAGCGCTATATCCTCGGCGGCGATTGCGTCCGGCTTGGCCAGATCCTGCGGATGATGTCGGCGATGAGCGGCCGCCGGCAATATCCCGTCGTCGTCCCCGGCAAGATCGCGGAGCTCTCCGCCATCATGCTGGAATCGATCTCCGATCGCATCACCCATCGTCCGCCCAACGGCACCGCCGAAGGCGTGCGCATCGCGCTCGCCGCGAGCGACCTCTCGATCGGCAAGGCGCGCACCGAGCTCGGCTATGCGCCGCGCCCGATTGAGCCGGTGCTGCGCGAAACCATCACCCATCTGCTCGCCCGCAACGGCCAGCAGCCCTCCGGCGCCATCAAGCATCACGCGCTCTCCTCGCGCGCAGGCTAA
- a CDS encoding type II toxin-antitoxin system HicA family toxin, translating to MLTASRDIIRRLEREGWKLARVTGSHHVFKSAVSSATIVVPHPKKELGKGLVRAIYHL from the coding sequence GTGCTGACCGCGAGCCGCGATATCATTCGGCGCCTGGAGCGAGAAGGGTGGAAGCTCGCGCGCGTGACCGGGTCACACCATGTGTTCAAAAGCGCTGTCTCGAGCGCTACTATTGTTGTCCCACACCCCAAGAAGGAGTTGGGAAAGGGGCTGGTCCGTGCCATCTACCATCTATAA
- a CDS encoding sorbosone dehydrogenase family protein, translating to MTFSSIFAQFVAVLGGIALQWRKLTGTEAAPAWGQAPAIPEAKPQGAIPTLKMPTARGWSQGQKPTVAAGLKVNAFATDLDHPRWIEVLPNGDVLIAEATQIAGPPRSVFHYAMQATMRRAAALGVSANRITLLRDKDGDGVAEIRGAFMDNLNQPFGMALVGDTFYVGNTDGVMAFPYVANADSIKAPGKRLTTFKPSGHWTRSLLASPDGKKLYAGVGSLSNIAEMGMEVEEGRAAVYELDLVAGTHRIFGAGLRNPVGLAWEPTTGVLWTVVNERDGLGDETPPDYLTSVRDGGFYGWPYCYWGKTVDDRVPQEPAMVARALQPDYALGGHTASLGLCWMPAGTLPGFGDGMVIGQHGSWNRSKLSGYKLVFIPFQNGKPSGPGRDILSGFLSPDEKESYGRPVGVVIGPDKKSLLMADDVGNVIWRVTGA from the coding sequence ATGACTTTTTCCAGTATCTTCGCGCAGTTCGTCGCAGTCCTCGGCGGCATTGCGCTGCAATGGCGGAAGCTGACGGGCACCGAAGCCGCGCCGGCCTGGGGACAGGCCCCGGCCATTCCGGAAGCCAAGCCGCAAGGCGCGATCCCGACCCTGAAAATGCCGACCGCGCGCGGCTGGAGCCAAGGCCAGAAGCCGACTGTTGCAGCCGGGCTCAAGGTCAACGCATTCGCGACCGATCTCGATCATCCGCGCTGGATCGAGGTGCTGCCCAATGGCGATGTGCTGATCGCGGAAGCGACGCAGATCGCCGGTCCTCCGCGCAGCGTGTTCCACTACGCGATGCAGGCGACGATGCGGCGCGCCGCAGCGCTCGGCGTGTCCGCCAACCGCATCACGCTGCTCCGCGACAAGGACGGCGACGGTGTCGCTGAAATCCGCGGCGCCTTCATGGACAACCTCAACCAGCCGTTCGGCATGGCGCTGGTCGGCGACACCTTCTATGTCGGCAACACCGACGGCGTGATGGCCTTCCCCTATGTCGCCAACGCCGACAGCATCAAGGCGCCGGGCAAGCGGCTCACGACGTTCAAGCCGAGCGGCCACTGGACGCGCAGCCTGCTCGCCAGCCCCGACGGCAAGAAGCTCTATGCCGGCGTCGGCTCGCTCAGCAACATCGCGGAGATGGGCATGGAGGTCGAGGAAGGCCGCGCCGCGGTCTACGAGCTCGATCTCGTTGCCGGCACGCATCGCATTTTTGGCGCCGGCCTGCGCAACCCTGTTGGCCTCGCATGGGAGCCAACGACAGGTGTGCTCTGGACTGTCGTCAACGAGCGCGACGGCCTCGGCGACGAGACGCCGCCAGACTATCTCACCTCGGTGCGCGACGGCGGCTTCTACGGCTGGCCCTATTGCTACTGGGGCAAGACGGTGGACGACCGCGTGCCGCAGGAGCCGGCGATGGTCGCCAGGGCGCTTCAACCCGATTACGCGCTCGGCGGTCACACCGCTTCGCTCGGCCTGTGCTGGATGCCCGCAGGGACCTTGCCCGGCTTCGGAGACGGCATGGTGATCGGCCAGCATGGCTCGTGGAATCGCAGCAAGTTGTCCGGCTACAAGCTGGTGTTCATCCCGTTCCAGAACGGCAAGCCTTCCGGCCCCGGTCGCGACATCCTGTCGGGCTTTCTGTCCCCGGACGAAAAGGAATCCTACGGCCGCCCGGTTGGCGTCGTCATCGGTCCCGACAAGAAGTCGCTGCTGATGGCCGACGACGTCGGCAACGTGATCTGGCGCGTCACCGGCGCGTAG
- a CDS encoding DUF962 domain-containing protein, with translation MAGYFQRQLADYVEYHRDPWNCAMHVVGILLLFTGATLPLTRVVFPMFGVEVSLAVILALPVLVYWLMLDAGVGLGILVSMIVLLWVATTIGNQVSTAMMWSIFAALIGFGVAAQIVGHKVFEERQPSMVDHPTHFLLGPMFVMAKLFIALGFRRDLAAILAPLPTNSLSTR, from the coding sequence ATGGCTGGCTATTTTCAACGCCAATTGGCCGACTATGTCGAATACCATCGCGATCCCTGGAATTGCGCGATGCATGTGGTCGGTATTCTCCTGCTCTTCACCGGCGCAACGCTGCCGCTGACGCGGGTCGTATTTCCCATGTTCGGGGTCGAGGTGAGCCTGGCCGTGATTTTGGCCCTGCCGGTCCTGGTATACTGGCTGATGCTGGACGCTGGGGTCGGACTCGGCATCCTCGTGTCGATGATTGTGCTGCTTTGGGTCGCGACCACGATCGGCAACCAGGTCTCGACCGCCATGATGTGGTCGATTTTTGCGGCGCTGATCGGGTTTGGCGTCGCGGCGCAGATCGTCGGCCACAAGGTGTTTGAGGAGCGACAGCCGTCGATGGTCGACCACCCCACGCATTTCCTGCTTGGACCGATGTTCGTCATGGCAAAATTGTTCATTGCACTGGGTTTTCGTCGCGACCTCGCCGCGATTCTCGCGCCTCTTCCGACCAACTCCCTTTCAACCCGATAG